From one Geoalkalibacter halelectricus genomic stretch:
- a CDS encoding class II glutamine amidotransferase, whose product MCRIGAIKSSEYIHPSQALLLMQSQQKGHDNSGFAMVMHDLGGIFKNYKHLPTLSLACTDEGLKLAEDILHEAGFSRVLQWVPETFHRPGLDINAMPNYVFETFNYPKHLRNASAKEKEELLLDMRLRLRFALEEGDQGYVYSFWPDVVTLKEIGDPRDIGTYFNLWEPDDQFTAKVITAQCRQNTNYDIVRYAAHPFFLQGYTALANGENTFYLKNKEFQRKLHRGYIGFESDSQCFLYSLHYVHRELGWPLPYFKHVITPLPFDEVERREDRDTLLAIRQSLAHLEINGPNTIIGVLPDNTLFTCCDAKKLRPVVVGRTPNMVAISSEVCGINEIMPERDWQQDIYPNEREVVVVGQDLEVQRWKQ is encoded by the coding sequence ATGTGTCGCATCGGCGCCATCAAAAGCAGCGAATATATCCATCCCAGCCAGGCCCTGCTGCTCATGCAGTCGCAGCAGAAGGGACATGACAACTCGGGGTTTGCCATGGTCATGCACGACCTGGGCGGCATTTTCAAAAACTACAAACATCTGCCCACCCTGTCCCTGGCCTGCACCGACGAGGGCCTGAAACTGGCCGAGGACATCCTTCACGAAGCCGGCTTCAGCCGCGTGCTGCAATGGGTGCCGGAGACTTTTCACCGCCCGGGTCTGGACATCAACGCCATGCCCAATTACGTCTTTGAAACCTTCAACTACCCCAAGCACCTGCGCAATGCCTCGGCCAAGGAAAAAGAAGAACTGCTGCTCGACATGCGCCTGCGGCTGCGCTTCGCCCTGGAGGAAGGCGATCAGGGCTATGTCTACTCCTTCTGGCCCGACGTGGTGACCCTCAAGGAAATCGGTGATCCGCGCGACATCGGCACCTACTTCAACCTCTGGGAGCCCGACGACCAGTTCACCGCCAAGGTGATCACCGCCCAGTGCCGCCAGAACACCAACTACGACATCGTGCGCTACGCCGCGCATCCCTTTTTCCTGCAGGGCTACACGGCGCTGGCCAACGGCGAAAACACCTTCTACCTCAAAAACAAGGAATTTCAGCGCAAGCTGCATCGCGGCTACATCGGTTTTGAGTCGGACAGCCAGTGCTTTCTCTACAGCCTGCACTACGTTCATCGCGAACTCGGCTGGCCGCTGCCCTATTTCAAGCATGTGATCACGCCCCTGCCCTTCGACGAGGTCGAGCGTCGTGAAGATCGCGACACGCTCCTGGCAATCCGCCAATCCCTGGCCCACCTGGAGATCAACGGCCCCAACACCATCATCGGCGTGCTGCCCGACAACACCCTGTTCACCTGCTGCGACGCCAAGAAACTGCGCCCGGTGGTGGTCGGCCGCACCCCCAACATGGTGGCCATCTCCTCGGAGGTGTGCGGCATCAACGAGATCATGCCCGAGCGCGACTGGCAGCAGGACATCTACCCCAACGAACGCGAGGTGGTGGTGGTCGGCCAGGATCTGGAGGTGCAAAGATGGAAACAATGA
- a CDS encoding branched-chain amino acid aminotransferase — protein MELSILPLTQPKPRPRDENALAFGKTFSDRMFVMEYAAQRGWHSARIEPYGPFSLDPAAAVLHYAQEIFEGLKAFRRQDNSIALFRPADNVKRFNRSAERMCMPQVDEAFFLHAIKELVRLEADWVPRSEGTSLYIRPTMIATDPYLGVRPSDTYLCYVILSPVAAYYKGGFSPVKIWISDEFVRSAPGGTGEAKTGGNYAASLRASMEAAKLGFDQVLWLDAVERKYVEEVGSMNICFVLDGKVITSPLKGTILDGITRRSVLTLIRDLGIEVEERALSVDEIIQGAESGRLEEAFGTGTAAVVSPVGQFTYRDRTLTIGDNQVGKLTLKLYETLTGIQYGRLPDPHGWVEKI, from the coding sequence ATGGAATTGTCGATTCTACCCCTTACCCAGCCGAAACCGCGCCCTCGGGACGAAAACGCCCTGGCCTTTGGCAAGACCTTCAGCGACCGCATGTTCGTCATGGAATACGCGGCGCAGCGCGGCTGGCATTCGGCGCGCATCGAACCCTACGGGCCCTTCTCCCTGGATCCGGCCGCGGCGGTGCTGCACTATGCCCAGGAAATCTTCGAGGGGTTAAAGGCTTTTCGCCGCCAGGACAACAGCATCGCCCTGTTTCGTCCGGCCGACAACGTCAAGCGCTTCAACCGCAGCGCCGAGCGCATGTGCATGCCGCAGGTCGACGAGGCGTTCTTTCTCCACGCCATCAAGGAACTGGTGCGCCTGGAGGCCGACTGGGTGCCGCGCAGCGAAGGCACCAGCCTCTACATCCGCCCGACCATGATCGCCACCGACCCCTATCTGGGCGTGCGGCCCTCGGACACCTACCTGTGCTACGTCATCCTCTCGCCGGTGGCCGCCTACTACAAGGGCGGCTTCAGCCCGGTGAAGATCTGGATTTCCGATGAGTTCGTGCGCTCCGCCCCCGGCGGCACCGGCGAGGCGAAAACCGGCGGCAACTACGCCGCCAGCCTGCGCGCCTCCATGGAGGCGGCCAAGCTGGGTTTCGATCAGGTGCTGTGGCTCGATGCCGTGGAGCGCAAATACGTCGAGGAAGTCGGCAGCATGAACATTTGCTTCGTGCTCGACGGCAAGGTAATCACCTCGCCCCTGAAGGGTACGATTCTCGACGGCATCACGCGCCGCTCGGTGCTGACCCTGATCCGCGACCTGGGCATCGAGGTCGAGGAGCGCGCCCTGTCGGTGGATGAAATCATCCAAGGGGCTGAATCCGGGCGCCTGGAAGAGGCTTTCGGCACCGGTACCGCGGCGGTCGTTTCACCGGTGGGACAATTCACCTACCGCGACCGCACCCTGACCATCGGCGACAATCAGGTGGGCAAGCTGACCCTGAAGCTCTACGAAACCCTCACCGGCATCCAGTATGGACGACTGCCTGACCCCCACGGCTGGGTGGAAAAGATATAA
- a CDS encoding ATP-binding protein codes for MSRPSDQGCESQVRFLACMDEVNRIIQQSDDVEQMLWDVLAVVRDMFDCDRIWLFYPCDPQAPIYRIPVEVTRPEYPGAHALNLDVPMKPGGDLICAKALAAQGPVIFDADSDPPVFPELSEQFGVQSQMVVALYPRVGRPWMLGMHQCSHRRDWNRDEQALFEGLARRIGDGLSTLLLLRDLRESQERFDLAVQGSRDGLMDWPDTKRDAMWWSPRTFELLGYVPEEVPAGLSLLMTHIHPEDRERVQAYLDAYLKNGQGPFDVDGRILTKSGEVRWLWARSMAVRDAAGRVRRMSGSLQDITEQKRAEEQLRLYREQLEDLVTARTAKLKRINAELEAANKELEAFSYSVSHDLRTPLAPIIGFAEILAIRYGERLDERARGMLTDIVKQGEKMNRLIEDLLSLARVGHDQAPEEFARVDEVLDEALDTLAGEFPEVRDRVRRPPSWPSARIHRALLHQVFVNLLGNALRYAGATGAPIEMEGERRGRWVRFCVRDHGPGIPREEQGRVFSAFYRGTQAKEAKGSGIGLAIVLKIARRYGGTAWVEDTPGGGCTFVVEMDDSLALELPGPE; via the coding sequence ATGAGTCGTCCCAGCGACCAGGGATGTGAAAGTCAGGTACGTTTTCTCGCCTGCATGGATGAGGTCAACCGCATCATCCAACAATCCGATGACGTGGAACAAATGCTCTGGGATGTGCTGGCGGTGGTGCGGGACATGTTCGATTGCGACCGCATCTGGCTGTTTTATCCCTGCGATCCTCAGGCGCCGATCTATCGCATACCCGTGGAAGTGACCCGGCCCGAGTACCCGGGTGCCCATGCCCTGAATTTGGACGTGCCGATGAAGCCGGGCGGCGACCTCATCTGCGCCAAGGCGCTTGCCGCGCAGGGGCCGGTTATTTTTGATGCTGACAGCGATCCGCCGGTTTTTCCCGAATTGTCCGAACAGTTCGGCGTGCAATCGCAAATGGTCGTCGCCCTTTATCCCCGGGTCGGCAGGCCTTGGATGCTCGGCATGCACCAGTGTTCCCACCGCCGGGATTGGAATCGCGACGAACAGGCCTTGTTTGAAGGCCTGGCCCGCCGCATCGGCGACGGCCTCAGCACCCTGCTGCTGTTGCGCGACCTGCGCGAGAGTCAGGAACGCTTCGATTTGGCCGTGCAGGGCTCACGCGATGGCCTCATGGACTGGCCCGACACCAAGCGCGACGCCATGTGGTGGTCGCCGCGCACCTTCGAGCTTTTGGGCTATGTCCCGGAGGAAGTGCCGGCTGGCCTCTCTTTGCTCATGACTCACATCCATCCGGAGGATCGCGAGCGCGTGCAGGCCTATCTGGACGCTTATCTCAAAAACGGCCAGGGGCCTTTCGACGTGGACGGCCGCATCCTCACCAAGAGCGGTGAGGTGCGCTGGTTGTGGGCGCGTTCCATGGCGGTTCGCGACGCCGCGGGGCGGGTGCGGCGCATGTCCGGATCCTTGCAGGATATTACCGAACAAAAGCGTGCCGAGGAGCAGTTACGGCTTTATCGCGAGCAGTTGGAGGATCTGGTCACGGCGCGCACCGCCAAACTCAAACGCATCAACGCCGAGCTTGAAGCGGCCAACAAGGAACTCGAAGCCTTTTCCTACAGCGTCTCCCACGATTTGCGCACCCCCCTGGCCCCCATCATCGGTTTCGCCGAGATCCTTGCCATTCGCTACGGCGAGCGGCTCGATGAGCGTGCCCGGGGGATGCTGACCGATATCGTCAAGCAGGGGGAGAAAATGAACCGCCTCATCGAGGATCTCCTGAGCCTGGCGCGGGTCGGCCATGATCAGGCGCCGGAGGAATTCGCCCGGGTCGATGAGGTGCTCGACGAGGCGCTCGACACCCTGGCCGGCGAGTTTCCCGAGGTGCGCGACCGGGTGCGGCGACCCCCGAGCTGGCCCAGCGCACGCATCCACCGCGCCCTGCTGCACCAGGTGTTCGTCAATCTGCTCGGCAATGCCCTGCGCTACGCCGGCGCTACAGGCGCGCCCATCGAGATGGAGGGCGAGCGGCGCGGTCGCTGGGTGCGTTTTTGCGTGCGTGATCACGGCCCGGGGATTCCCCGTGAAGAGCAGGGGCGGGTGTTCAGCGCCTTTTATCGCGGGACGCAGGCCAAGGAAGCCAAGGGCAGCGGCATCGGACTGGCCATCGTCCTGAAGATCGCCCGGCGTTACGGTGGAACGGCCTGGGTCGAGGATACCCCGGGCGGCGGCTGCACCTTTGTGGTGGAGATGGACGACAGCCTGGCGCTGGAGCTGCCGGGTCCGGAGTGA
- a CDS encoding histone deacetylase family protein yields MFRIRRIYDDLRPVNRDALVQVQQILREQFPALNPADIDKIPELLRNPLKHGFRAILYVAENQRGQVRGFALLSYDPELGFAYLDYISAAKATTGGGIGGALYEHVREEALALGAVGIFFECLPDDPALCRDATILKQNQARLKFYEKYGALPIIGTSYETPLKPGDDNPPYLVLDPLGQPGLLCRERARPIVRAILERRYGHLCSPGYIQMVVDSFGDDPVRLRPPRYGKQPRAAAVPRLGRTRKIALVVNDRHAIHHVRERGYVESPVRIRSILRELEATSLFENLAPRDYPERFLTSVHARDYVEYFKRVCRNLPAGKSVYPYVFPLRNAARPPVELAVRAGYYCIDTFTPLNRNAWDAAKRSVDCALTAADALLEGYRLAYALVRPPGHHAERRVFGGFCYFNNAAIAAQLLSAHGSVAILDIDYHHGNGQQVIFYERADVLTVSLHGHPRFAYPYFSGFEDETGEGVGKGFNLNLPLPEQLDGVQYLEALHKALKRIGRFRPTYLVVSLGLDTAKGDPTGTWSLAARDFERVGRAVGALRLPTLVVQEGGYRNRVIGINARNFFVGLWQGALSEAEVAPSNSQARKVRP; encoded by the coding sequence ATGTTTCGCATCCGCCGTATCTACGATGATCTGCGCCCCGTTAATCGCGACGCCCTTGTACAGGTGCAACAGATTCTGCGCGAGCAGTTTCCCGCCCTCAATCCCGCCGATATCGACAAGATTCCCGAACTGCTGCGCAATCCCCTCAAGCACGGCTTTCGCGCCATTCTCTACGTGGCCGAAAATCAGCGCGGGCAGGTGCGCGGCTTTGCCCTGCTCTCCTATGATCCCGAGCTCGGATTCGCTTATCTCGATTACATTTCCGCCGCCAAGGCGACCACCGGCGGCGGCATCGGCGGCGCTCTTTACGAGCATGTGCGCGAAGAGGCTCTGGCCCTGGGCGCGGTGGGGATCTTTTTTGAGTGTCTGCCCGACGATCCGGCCCTGTGCCGCGACGCGACGATCCTCAAGCAGAACCAGGCGCGGCTCAAGTTCTACGAAAAATACGGCGCCTTGCCCATCATCGGCACGTCCTATGAGACGCCCCTCAAACCCGGCGACGACAATCCGCCCTATCTGGTGTTGGACCCCCTCGGGCAGCCGGGTCTGTTGTGCCGCGAACGCGCGCGACCCATCGTGCGCGCCATTCTTGAGCGCCGCTACGGCCATCTCTGCTCCCCGGGCTACATTCAGATGGTGGTGGATTCCTTCGGCGACGACCCGGTGCGCCTGCGTCCGCCGCGTTACGGCAAGCAGCCGCGCGCGGCGGCGGTACCGCGTCTCGGGCGTACGCGCAAAATCGCCCTGGTGGTCAACGACCGCCACGCCATTCATCACGTGCGCGAGCGCGGCTATGTCGAATCGCCGGTCCGCATCCGCAGCATCCTGCGCGAACTCGAGGCCACCAGCCTGTTCGAGAATCTGGCGCCGCGCGACTATCCCGAGCGATTTCTCACCAGCGTGCACGCCCGCGATTACGTCGAATATTTCAAGCGGGTGTGCCGCAACCTGCCCGCGGGCAAGTCCGTCTATCCTTATGTATTCCCCCTGCGCAACGCCGCGCGGCCTCCCGTGGAGCTCGCGGTGCGCGCCGGTTATTACTGCATCGACACCTTCACGCCGCTTAACCGCAACGCCTGGGATGCGGCCAAACGTTCCGTCGACTGCGCCCTCACCGCCGCCGATGCGCTTCTGGAAGGCTATCGCCTGGCCTACGCCCTGGTGCGGCCTCCCGGTCATCACGCCGAGCGGCGCGTCTTCGGCGGGTTTTGCTATTTCAACAATGCCGCCATCGCCGCGCAGTTGCTCAGCGCCCACGGTTCCGTGGCCATCCTCGACATCGACTATCACCATGGCAACGGTCAGCAGGTGATCTTCTACGAACGCGCCGATGTGCTCACCGTTTCCCTCCACGGCCATCCGCGCTTTGCCTATCCCTATTTCAGCGGCTTCGAGGATGAGACGGGGGAGGGCGTCGGCAAGGGCTTCAACCTCAACCTGCCGCTGCCCGAACAGCTTGACGGCGTCCAATACCTGGAAGCGCTGCACAAGGCACTCAAGCGCATCGGGCGTTTTCGACCGACATATCTGGTGGTGAGCCTCGGTCTGGATACCGCCAAGGGCGACCCCACCGGCACCTGGAGCTTGGCGGCACGCGACTTCGAGCGCGTCGGCCGCGCCGTCGGCGCCCTGCGGCTGCCGACCCTGGTGGTGCAGGAAGGCGGCTACCGCAACCGCGTGATCGGGATCAACGCGCGCAATTTCTTCGTCGGGCTGTGGCAGGGGGCGCTGAGCGAGGCGGAGGTTGCGCCGTCCAACAGCCAGGCGCGAAAGGTTCGACCATGA
- a CDS encoding cupin domain-containing protein, with product MIKRILVLILLVLLPLLGWAAENPTELPYRGEGHIMLNAADLEWGAIASMAPGAKIAVIEGDLSKKEPFTFRLKLPADYTIAPHTHPAYERVTVLSGTFHFAHGEVFDRTATLALEPGGFVVMPPGAPMYAYTEEETIVQLHGTGPWGIVYLNPADDPRN from the coding sequence ATGATCAAGCGCATCCTGGTCCTAATTCTTTTGGTCTTATTACCCCTCCTGGGTTGGGCGGCGGAGAACCCGACCGAGCTTCCCTATCGGGGCGAAGGGCACATAATGCTCAACGCCGCCGACCTGGAGTGGGGCGCCATCGCTTCTATGGCGCCCGGTGCGAAAATCGCCGTCATCGAAGGTGATTTAAGCAAGAAAGAGCCTTTCACCTTTCGCCTGAAGCTGCCGGCCGACTATACGATCGCCCCCCACACCCATCCCGCGTATGAGCGTGTGACCGTGCTCTCGGGCACCTTCCATTTTGCCCATGGCGAAGTTTTCGACCGGACCGCGACCCTGGCCCTTGAACCGGGTGGTTTCGTCGTCATGCCGCCGGGGGCGCCCATGTATGCCTACACGGAAGAAGAAACCATCGTCCAGTTGCACGGGACCGGACCCTGGGGCATCGTCTATCTCAACCCTGCCGATGATCCCCGCAACTAA
- a CDS encoding ribonuclease Z — protein sequence MHLPFKYCEPAFFSGLCDDPVLQVRVRPLGRSLLFDCGQIHHLAKRVLRSIDAVFISHAHMDHFMGMDTLIRHVLVAPRTIEIYGPPGIAARLEHKLRSYDWNLAEDFWCSFRVTEVHAERLYAFVLAGPEGFACRPEGVAASAGRLVYANRFVRVEAQSADHKIPVLIYRISEIPGFSVDEERLAALGLVPGPWLGELKSRYFSGTLSGMPLRVRRSSGAEPREEWVADAAALYEDVRVQNPPAAIGYFSDIGWTPDNRRKLKGLFSDLTLLIGECTFLAQDVARARASSHLCTTDINTLLHDLRPAYFLPMHLSKSYLGQSEKLFDELKPPPGTTILELPERLTPRPLLSADLPPVARGRW from the coding sequence ATGCACCTGCCCTTCAAATATTGCGAACCAGCCTTTTTCTCCGGGCTCTGCGACGATCCGGTGTTGCAGGTGCGGGTGCGGCCCCTGGGGCGCAGTCTGCTGTTCGACTGCGGGCAGATCCATCACCTGGCCAAGCGGGTGCTGCGCTCCATCGACGCGGTGTTCATCAGCCACGCCCATATGGATCACTTCATGGGGATGGATACCCTGATCCGCCATGTGCTGGTGGCGCCGCGCACCATTGAGATTTACGGCCCGCCGGGGATCGCCGCGCGGCTGGAGCACAAGCTGCGCAGCTACGATTGGAATCTGGCGGAGGATTTCTGGTGCTCGTTTCGGGTGACGGAGGTGCATGCCGAGCGGTTGTATGCCTTTGTTCTGGCCGGACCGGAAGGCTTTGCCTGTCGCCCGGAGGGGGTGGCGGCGTCCGCCGGGCGGCTCGTTTATGCCAATCGCTTCGTTCGCGTAGAGGCGCAAAGCGCCGATCATAAAATCCCCGTGCTCATCTACCGCATCAGTGAAATCCCCGGATTTTCCGTGGATGAAGAACGTTTGGCCGCTTTGGGTTTGGTGCCCGGGCCCTGGCTCGGCGAACTCAAAAGCCGCTATTTTTCAGGCACCCTCTCCGGCATGCCCCTGCGGGTGCGGCGTTCATCCGGCGCCGAGCCTCGGGAGGAGTGGGTCGCCGACGCGGCCGCTCTTTATGAGGATGTTCGGGTACAGAATCCGCCCGCCGCCATCGGTTATTTCAGTGATATCGGATGGACCCCGGACAACCGACGCAAGCTCAAGGGGCTGTTTTCGGATCTGACCCTGCTCATCGGCGAGTGTACCTTTCTGGCCCAGGATGTCGCGCGCGCTCGTGCTTCGAGCCATCTGTGCACCACCGACATCAATACGCTGCTCCACGACCTGCGCCCCGCCTATTTTCTTCCCATGCACCTGTCGAAAAGTTACCTGGGGCAGAGCGAAAAGCTCTTCGACGAATTAAAGCCGCCCCCCGGCACGACCATCCTGGAATTGCCCGAGCGCCTCACCCCGCGTCCCCTTCTCTCCGCCGATTTGCCGCCCGTGGCGCGGGGCAGGTGGTGA
- a CDS encoding hybrid sensor histidine kinase/response regulator: MEKPSEDARVLLAYAWLLAVFGLVGVAASYFWNLTLLEREVQSTAYSVAVGSLEKDLSYRLWNATIGPLYAPVGDQVPPNPHLDLAERDIFSTSGRALTAVNPSYMTRLVHEFALEKFGHRGRITSLDPLRPENAPDPWENRALLALESGAPEVSAVVELNGAAHLRLIRPLVTEAPCLQCHAAQGYRVGDIRGGLSVAIPLAPYQPIFAERGRSLLAGHALFAGVGLLGLCAAVGGLRRQMLARERTERELCRAKDEAERANRLKSEFLANMSHEIRTPMNGVMGMVELARDRARDQEQLEMLDLARQSAGSLLKLLNDILDISRIEADKLLIEPHPFDPRELVEKTLAEFQPQAREKNLELRCEIDPQLVGQVKGDSFRLRQVLVNLLGNAVKFTEQGGIFVRVEGMPGKDSDTASKLVFSVTDTGVGIAEDKLPELFQLFTQVDGSLTRRHGGSGLGLALSRKLAEMMGGSVEVNSRMGKGSTFRLILPLEELGAAPQGAAVREARQDACWGADSAAARSGRILLVEDTPVNIRYVQALLSKAGHEVLVAQTGAEAVAIWEREPIDLILMDLQLPVMDGYAAAGRIRELEQLKGRSRVPIIALTAHAMKGDRERCLAAGMDDYLAKPLDARRLREVCARYLNGNKVELAARP, from the coding sequence ATGGAAAAGCCTTCCGAAGATGCGCGAGTGCTTCTGGCCTATGCCTGGCTGCTGGCCGTTTTTGGGCTTGTCGGTGTTGCCGCCTCGTATTTCTGGAACCTGACCCTGCTCGAACGCGAGGTTCAATCCACGGCCTATTCGGTCGCGGTGGGTTCGCTGGAAAAAGATCTGAGTTATCGCCTGTGGAACGCCACCATCGGTCCTCTGTATGCGCCCGTCGGCGATCAGGTTCCGCCCAACCCCCACCTTGACCTTGCTGAGCGAGACATTTTTTCGACCTCCGGCCGTGCCCTGACGGCCGTCAATCCCTCCTACATGACCCGCCTGGTGCACGAATTCGCTCTGGAAAAATTCGGCCACCGGGGCCGCATCACCAGCCTCGATCCGCTTCGTCCCGAAAATGCTCCCGATCCCTGGGAAAATCGAGCTCTGCTTGCCCTGGAAAGTGGTGCTCCCGAAGTCAGCGCCGTCGTCGAATTAAACGGTGCCGCGCACCTGCGTTTGATTCGCCCCTTGGTTACCGAGGCGCCTTGTCTGCAATGTCACGCCGCGCAAGGCTATCGGGTCGGCGATATTCGCGGCGGCTTGTCGGTGGCGATACCTCTGGCGCCCTATCAACCGATTTTTGCTGAGCGCGGGCGCAGCCTGCTGGCCGGGCATGCCTTGTTCGCGGGAGTTGGCCTTCTGGGGTTGTGCGCGGCCGTGGGCGGTTTGCGCCGACAAATGCTGGCGCGGGAGCGCACTGAGCGCGAACTGTGCCGCGCCAAGGACGAAGCCGAACGCGCCAACCGGCTGAAAAGCGAGTTTCTCGCCAATATGAGCCACGAGATCCGCACGCCCATGAACGGCGTGATGGGTATGGTCGAATTGGCCCGCGATCGGGCACGGGACCAGGAACAGCTCGAAATGCTCGACTTGGCGCGCCAGTCGGCCGGCTCCTTGCTCAAGCTGCTTAACGACATTTTGGATATTTCACGGATCGAGGCCGACAAGTTGCTGATCGAGCCCCATCCCTTCGATCCGCGCGAACTGGTTGAAAAGACCCTGGCGGAGTTCCAGCCACAGGCCCGTGAGAAAAACCTCGAACTTCGCTGTGAGATTGATCCGCAGCTGGTCGGACAGGTCAAAGGCGACTCGTTTCGGTTGCGGCAGGTGCTGGTCAATCTGCTGGGCAACGCAGTGAAATTCACCGAACAAGGTGGAATTTTCGTGCGGGTGGAGGGGATGCCCGGCAAGGATTCCGATACCGCCTCCAAGCTGGTTTTTTCCGTGACGGATACCGGCGTGGGCATCGCCGAGGATAAGCTGCCCGAATTGTTCCAGCTTTTCACCCAGGTCGATGGTTCCCTGACGCGTCGCCACGGCGGCTCCGGCTTGGGCCTGGCCTTGAGCCGCAAGCTCGCCGAGATGATGGGTGGGAGCGTCGAGGTGAATAGCCGCATGGGCAAGGGCAGCACCTTTCGCCTGATCCTGCCGCTGGAAGAACTGGGCGCTGCGCCTCAGGGGGCCGCGGTTCGGGAGGCTCGGCAGGATGCATGCTGGGGCGCGGATTCGGCAGCGGCGCGCAGCGGGCGAATTCTGCTCGTTGAGGATACCCCGGTCAATATCCGCTATGTGCAGGCCCTATTGAGCAAGGCGGGTCATGAGGTGCTTGTAGCACAAACCGGTGCCGAAGCCGTTGCGATCTGGGAGCGCGAACCCATCGATCTCATTCTGATGGACCTACAACTGCCGGTCATGGACGGCTATGCGGCGGCGGGCAGGATCCGCGAGCTGGAACAGCTCAAGGGCCGTTCGCGTGTTCCCATTATCGCCCTCACCGCCCATGCCATGAAAGGCGACCGCGAGCGCTGCCTGGCGGCGGGCATGGATGATTATCTGGCCAAACCCCTCGATGCTCGCCGCTTGCGTGAAGTTTGCGCACGGTATCTGAATGGAAATAAGGTTGAGCTTGCCGCGAGGCCTTAG
- a CDS encoding GNAT family N-acetyltransferase yields MKILPASEEDLSQLGELLNLLFTQEADFTPDEAAQRRGLALILAHPEQGQILVAREADRVLGMVNLLYTLSTALGGRVALLEDMVVHPEARGRGLGAALLEQAVAVARQQGCLRITLLTDADNQAAQRFYRRHGFELSTMVPMRLKLG; encoded by the coding sequence ATGAAAATTCTGCCCGCGAGTGAAGAGGATCTTTCCCAGCTTGGTGAGCTGCTGAATCTGCTGTTCACCCAGGAGGCCGACTTCACCCCCGACGAAGCGGCGCAGCGGCGCGGACTGGCCCTGATCCTCGCCCATCCCGAGCAGGGACAGATTCTGGTGGCGCGCGAGGCGGACCGTGTGCTGGGCATGGTCAATCTGCTCTACACGCTGTCCACCGCCCTGGGCGGGCGGGTGGCGCTTTTGGAGGACATGGTGGTGCATCCCGAGGCGCGCGGCCGGGGCCTGGGCGCGGCGCTGCTCGAGCAGGCCGTCGCGGTGGCGCGGCAGCAGGGCTGCCTGCGCATCACCCTGCTCACCGATGCCGATAATCAGGCGGCGCAGCGCTTTTACCGGCGCCATGGGTTTGAATTGTCCACCATGGTGCCGATGCGCTTAAAGCTTGGGTAA